The nucleotide sequence CCGCTGACCATGCTGGACGAGCACGGCTACACCGAGGTCACCCTGATCGAGCCGACCACCGGCCCGCACGGCGAGAACTACGAGTACGACCTCTACATCCGCCAGGCGATCCGCAACGGCCTGGCGATGGAGCAGGCAGTGCTCGCGCTCGGCGAGCCGAGCGTCACCGAGGTCGACATCCCATGGCGTGACTTCGAGAGCGGCTGGGACGACTGGCCGCCGATCTTCACCCCGATGTACGCGATGTACCACGGCGCCGTCGGGCACACCGTCGAGATCCCGCACGACCCGCGCGACCCCAGGCTGACGCCGGCGCAGCGGCACGAGCTGACCCGCATCAACACCGCCGTGTCCCGGGCCAGCATCGAGGCCAACTTCGCGTGGGCGCACGAGAACCGGCTGAGCCTGCTCGCCGACCAGCTGGAGATCTTCCGGCGCGGTGAGGCCGGCGAGTCGTCCCGGCCGATCGACGACGAGCTCGCCCTGTCGCTCGCGCTCGGCGAGAACGGGAAGACGCTCCTGCAGGACTACCCGCGGGCCTACGTCATCCCGGCCGAGCGGCGCGGAGACTCGGCCGCCGCGCGACTGGCGCAGTTCCTCCTCGACAACGACGTCGAGGTGCACCAGGCGCGGCGGCCGTTCACCGCCGGTGGCGAGCGGTACCCGGCCGGCTCGTACGTCGTCGACATGTTCCAGGCCAAGCGCGGCCTCGCGAACACCATCCTCGACGTCGGCGCCGACGTCACGACGACCTTCCCGACCATGTACGACATCTCCGCGTGGAGCCAGGGCAGTCTCTGGGGCGCGACGGTGGAGACGGTGGCCGCCGGGGGTTCGCTGGAGACCCGGGCGCTGTCCGAGCTGGACGCGGTGGCGCCGACGGGCTGGGTGGCGCCGGGGCGGCCCGCGCACTACGGCTTCGACGCCGCCACGCTGGCCGGTATCCAGGCGGTGAACGCGTTCGTCGCGGCCGGTGTGCCGGTGCGGCGGACCGCCGCCGGCGTCTTCACGGTGCCGGGCTCGGCCCGGGCGCTGGTCGAGGACGCGGCGGCGACGTACGGGCTGGAGTTCTCGGCCTTGACGGGCGCGGCGGTGCGCGGCGCCGTCCCCGTCGGCATCGGCCGGGTCGGTACCAGCGCACCCGCCGACGAGCTGCACGCGCTGGCCCGCATGGGCTTCGCGACCACGAACGTCAACGCGGCCGGGTTCAACGCCGGGACGTACGCCTTCGCCGACTTCGACGCCTTCTACGTCTCGACCACCGGGTTCAACCCGCAGCAGCTGAACGCCACCCAGCAGGCGGCGTTCACGGCGTGGCGGGCGGCCGGCGGGACGATCGTCGGGCGCGGCGCCAGCGGCTGGACGTTCAGCGACCGGGCCGACCTGCTGGACGTCGGGCTGGTGAACCCGACCGACTGGAACATGGCCAACGGCATCGTCGCGGTCGACAACGACCCGGCCTCGCCGGTGACCGGCGGCGCGTCGCCGTCGTCGTTCGTCAGCAACCCGCAGCACTTCACCACCCCGGGCGCCGGCGTCCGCGTCGACCAGCGACTGGGCGGTGGGGACTTCTTCCTGGCCGGCCACTGGATCGGGCAGGAGGCGGCAGCCGGTCAGCCGGTCGTCGTCAGCGGCGTGGCCGGCGGCGCCGACGTCACGCTGTTCGCCACCGAACCGCTCTACCGATCTCATCCGGAAGGCCTGTTCCCGCAGGTTGCGAACGCCCTCTGGCAGTAGCGACCTGCTCCGGCGGGGAGTCGTCATCCACTGCGGAGGTGACGACTCCCCGTTTCTTCCGGCTCTGCAAGGGGACGCCAACGGCCGGGCTGGGCAGTGACCTTCCGGGGTGAGATCGCTGCGCAAACGGTGCGGCTCCGCTGTGGTCCAGACAGCAGCGAACTCACACCGTTCGGCGCGCCGATCTCACCCGTTCGCCAGGTGGTGCGTATCGGTACTCATTGCAAAGGCCGCTTGCCCCCGCGGCCCCGGCCCGGCGTTCGGGTAGGCCCGAGCTAGCCGCGCTGACCCGTCACGACGGTCGACTCGCCGTCGTCGTCGTGGTGTTCCTCGTCGGCCAGGCCGGCGTCCTTCACCGCGTCGACGGCGGCCGCGGCCTGGGCGGCGCTCAGCTCCAGCAGCACCACGCCGCCGGTGGCCAGCCAGCCGGGCGCGCCGGCGGCGATCCGTCGCACGAGACCCAGCCCGTCGCCGCCGCCGTCGAGGGCGGTGCGCGGCTCGTGGTCGCGGGCCTCGGGCGGCATCAGCGCGATGGCCGCGGTCGGCACGTACGGCGGACTCGCCAGCAGCACGTCGACCCGCCCGCGCAGCCCGGCCGGCAGCGCGGCGTACAGGTCGCCCTGGTGGACGCGCCCGGCCGGCTCGACGTTGCGGCGCGCGCACGCGACCGCCGCCGGGTCGACGTCGGCGGCGTGCAGCTCGACGCCGTCCAGGCGGCGCACGACGGCGAGGCCGAGCGCCCCCGTCCCACAACACAGGTCGACGACCACGGCGCCAGGCCGCACCCACCGCCGGGCGAGGTCGACGAGCAGCTCGCTGCGGTGCCGCGGGACGAACACCCCGGGGCCGACCTCGACCCGCAGCCCGGCGAACTCCGCCCAGCCCAGGACATGCTCGAGCGGCTCACCGGCGACCCGGCGGACGATCATCGTCTCGGCCTCGGCCGGGCTACGCGCGGTCTCCCCGATCAGCCGCGCCTCGTCCTCCGCGAACACACACCCCGCCACCCGCAACCGCGCGACGACCCCCTGGTCCACCACACTGCGACTCTAGAGGGGCACCCGGGCGGCGAGGGCGAGCACCCGGCGGGCCTGCTCGACCATCGCGACGTCGACGAAGCGGCCGCCGGGGAGGACGGCGACGCCGCCGGCCCCGACAGCGGCGATCACCTCGGTGGCGTGGGCGACCTCGTCCGGCGACGGGCGGAAGGCGGCCTCGATGACCGGAAGCTGCTTCGGGTGGATCGCGGCGCGCCCCACGAAGCCCAGCGCCCGCCCGGCCCGGGACGACTCGGCCAGGCCGTCCAGGTCGGCGAGGTCGGTCCAGACGGCCATGGCCGGCGGCGGCAGCCCGGCCGCCCGCGCGGCGACGACGAGTCGCTGCCGGCACCACGTCAGCCCGGCCTCGACGCCGTCGCCGGACAAGCCCAGGTCGGACGCGAGGTCGGCCTCGCCCAACGCGACCGACGCCACGCCCGGAGCCAACGCGATCGCATAGGCCGCCTCGACCCCGGCGGCCGTCTCCAGCAGCACGTGCACCGGCCGGCCCCCAAGCACCGACCGCACGGCCGCGACGTCGGACAGCGAGGACACCTTCGGCACCCGCACCGACACCGACGGCGGCAGCCCGGCGACCAGCGCGAGGTCGTCGGCGCCCCACGGCGTCGACGGGGCGTTCACCCGCACCTGCACGTCCCGGCCCGGGTCGGCGGCCAATACCGACGCCGCTCCGTCCCGGGCCGCGGCCTTCGCCGACGGCGCCACCGCGTCCTCCAGGTCGAGGATCACGACGTCGGCGGACGACGCCAGCGCCTTCTCGGCGCGGTCCGGCCGGTCGGCGGGCACGTACAACAGGGTCAGGACCAGGCTCATACGACTCCCTCGGAGCGCAGCTCACCGATGTCGGCCACCGAATAGCCCAGTTCGCCCAGCAAACTATCAGTGTCGGCGCCGTGCGCCCGCCCGGTCCACCGCACCGCGCCCGGCGTCTCGGAGAGCCGGAACAGCACGTTCTGCATCGCCACCTCGCCGAGATCCGGATCGGCCGCCCGCAGCACCGTCCCCAACGCGGCCAGCTGCGGGTCCGCGACCAGGTCCGACGCGTCGTAGACGGGCGCGACGGCGGCCTCCGCCTTCTCGAACTCCGCGACCACCTCGTCCCGCGACCGCAAAGACACCCACGCCGCAACCGCCGCGTCCAGCTCCTCGACATGCGCGGCCCGGCCGGCACCGGTCGCGAACCACGGCTCGTCGACGACGTCGGGCCGGCCGACCAGCCGCATGACCCGCTCGGCGATGCTCTGCGAGCTGGTCGACACCGCGACCCATCGGCCGTCGGCGCACAGATAGGTGTTGCGCGGCGCGTTGTTGGCCGACCGGTTGCCGGTCCGCGGCTGCATCGTCCCGAGCTGGTCCCACCGGGTCAGCTGCGGCCCGAGCACGGACAGCATCGGCTCGACGATCGCGAGGTCGACCACCTGCCCCCGCCCGCTCACCGACCGCGCGTGCAACGCGGCGGTGACGCCGAACGCCGTCGCCAGCGCCGTGATGCCGTCGGCGAGCCCGAACGGCGGCAGTGTCGGCGGGCCGTCGGGCTCGCCGGTCAGCGCGGCGAACCCGCTCATCGCCTCGGCCAGCGTGCCGAACCCGGGCCGCCGCCGGTACGGGCCGACCTGCCCGAACCCGGTCACCCGCGCGAGGATCAGCCCCGGATTGTCGGCCGAGAGAACGGAGTACCCGAGGTTCCACCGCTCCAGCGTGTCCGGCCGGAAGTTCTCGATGACGACGTCTGACTCGCGCGCCAGCCGCCGGAACACCTCCTGGCCACGCTCGTGCGACAGGTCCAGCGTCATCGTCCGCTTGTTCCGGCCGAGCGTCTTCCACCACAGGTTCTGCCCGTCCTTCGCCGGCCCGTGCCCGCGAGACGGGTCCGGCCGGCGCGGGTGCTCGACCTTGACGACGTCGGCGCCCATGTCACCGAGGTGCATCGCGGCGATCGGCCCCGCGAACAGCGTCGCGGCGTCGACGACCCGCAGACCGGCCAGCGGCCCGCTCACGTCTTCACCCCCACGGCACAACGGAAGCCGATCGACGGCGACCGGTCCAGCCCAGCACCCATCAGCAGGTACTTCGCCGAGAACGACGGCGCCCGCTCGCCGCCGTCGAAGTACCAGTCCGACCCCGTCGGCACGAACGCCGACCCGCCCTTGAGGATCAGGAACCGGGTCCGGCCGTCGGTGTGCTCGCTCTCGGTCAGGTTCCAGACGGCGGGCGCGCCGCGCTCCAGCAGCCCGGCCTCGCCGGCGACCTGCCACTCGTCCTCCGTCGGCAGCCGCAGCCCGGCCCATGCGGCGTAGGCGCGGGCGTCGGCGAGGTCGACGTACGTGACGGGGTCCGCGCCGCGCGGCTCGCCGTCGCGCCAGTGCGCCAGGAACCGCTCCGGCCGCACCGGCCGGTAGCCGGTCGCGGCGAGGAACGCGGCGAACTCGTCGTTGGTCACCTCGGTCCGGCCGATGCCGAACGGCGTCAGCTCGGCCCGGCGGTGCGCGGTGCCGTCGGCGTGCAGCCGGCGCGGCAGCGGCTTCCACTCGTCGACGTACGGCGCCTCGTCGTACAGGCCGGTCTCGCGGACGCGGTACCGGACCACCAGGTCGTACCGGCCGCCGTCGACCCGCACCATCCCCGGAGGGACGGTGTCGGCTTCGGCCTCGGCGGGACGCACGCGCGCGGCCGGCCGGCGCGGGAACGTCGAGTCGGGGTCGACGACGGTGTCCCCCGCGGCAACCGAAGCGGCCAGCACCGCCGCGACCCCGCCCGCGGGCAACCGGCCGCCGATCACCGTCCGCCCGTCGTCGTCCTTGCCCACCGACAGCTCGGCACCGGTGGTGAGCTCGGTGAACGCGCCCGGCGCGTCGACGACCAGCCACGGCCCGGACCACTCCGCGTCGCTCCGGTTCACCACGGTCCACAAGGCCACGCCGTCATGGACCCACCGCGACGCGTACACCGGCGCACCACCGCCCGGATGGTCGGCCAGCGGCGTCCAGTCCTCGCTCTGCAGCCAGGCGCGGTATTCGCGCTGCACCCGGCGCATCGAGCGCAGCAGCGACCGGTCCCGCGCGCTCCAGCCCACCCAGACGCCGAACACCGTCTCCCACACCAGGACGCCGGAGCCGTTCAGCCAGGCCGACTGCAGCTCCTCCAGATGACTGTGGTTCCAGCGGCGGGTGTGGTGCAGGACGTGCCGGCGCTCGAACCAGGTGCCACGGAGGACGCCCGGCACCGGCGAGTCGGCGAACCACTGCGCCCAGGACATCGTGTGGTCGTGCACGCGGGCCAGCGGCAACCGCGACTCGCCCTCCATCGACAGCCCCGGCCGCAGCGCGTCCAGCCCGGCCCGGACCTCGGCGCTGCCCTCCTTCGAGCTGTCCAGGAAGACGCCGTCCGCGCCCAGCCGCTCCACCAGCGCGACGACCGACGCGGGGGCGGAAGCCTCCCACGGGTAGTACGACACGAACACCCGCACGCCGGCGGCCTGGAAGGCGGCGACGACGTCAGGCAGCTCGGGCACGTCGAAGAACGCGAACTGGTCCCGCTCGTCGATGCCCTCGTTCGGGTACGCGTGCCAGAGCACGACCCCGTCGAAGCCGCCGAACTCGCGCGTGGCCGCGGCCAGGTAGCCGTCGACGTCGAACCGGCCGGTCGCGTGGTCGTACAGCAGCTCGTCCCAGAGCCAGGCCAGCGCGACGACGAACCCGTCGGTCCGCTCGGCGTCGTAGCGCGAGCCGTCGTAGCCGGCGCGGGCGCCGTCGCGCCAGCGCGTCAGCGCCGCCCGCCAGGCCGGCCAGTCCGCCGGGTCGTCCGGCGCGGCGAAGATCTTCGCTTCGTCCAGCACCGAGAGGTCGGCGGACGGGTCCAGCGGCACCGCCGCCGGCCGGTCGATCGGGCGCGGCACATACGGGTTGAGCATCACGCCTCCGCCAGGAACGCATCGATCTCGCCGCGGTCAGGCATCGACGACGACGCGCCCGGCCGCTGCACGGACAGCGCGGCCGCCGCCGACGCCCGTCGCAGCGCGTCCGGCCACTCCAGGCCCGCCGCGAGGCCGACCGCGAGCACCCCGGCGAACGTGTCGCCGGCGGCCGTCGTGTCGACCGCCTCGACGGCGAACGCCGGCACGTCCGTGGTCGTTGCCCCGTTCACCCGGAGCGCCCCGCGGGCACCCAGCGTGACGACGACGTCGCCGCTCGCGGCCAGCGCGCGGGCCGCCGCCACCGGGTCGGCGACGCCGGCCAGCAGCACCGCCTCGTGCTCGTTCGGCACCAGGACGTCCACCGCGGCGAGCAGCGACGGCGGCAGCGGCACGGCCGGCGCCGGGGTGAGCATCACCCGCACGCCACGCGACCGGGCGTAGGCCGCCGCCTCCTCGACCAGCGGCAGCGGCAGCTCCAGCTGCAGCAGCACGACCTCGGCCGCGTCGATCGCCGTCCGGTGCGCGTCCGTCAGCCTCGCGACCGTCCCGTTGGCACCCGGCACGACGACGATCGAGTTGTCGCCGGTCCCGTCGACGGTGATGTGCGCGGTCCCGGTCGGCAGCTCGTTGACGGCCAGCCCGGACACGTCGACGCCGGACGCCGTCAGCAGCGCGGCGATGCGGCGGCCGAACTCGTCGTCGCCCACGGCGCCGAGGAGGGTGACGTCGCCGCCGGCCCGGGCGGCCGCGAGCGCCTGGTTGGCGCCTTTGCCGCCGGGGACGGTGGTGAACGTGCGGCCGGTGACGGTCTCGCCGCGTCCGGGCGCGCGGTCGACGGTGACGACCAGGTCCAGGTTGGCGCTGCCCAGGACGGCGATCACGGCACGCTCACCGTCATCGTGCGGGCCGCGAGCGCGTCGAAGCCGATGCCGTCGAACCCGGCCAGTGTCGTGCTCACCCGGTTGCGCAGCGGCGCGATCCACCGCGACGGCAGGGCGGCGGCGCCGGTCAGCGCGCCGGCGATCGAGCCGACGGTGGCGCCGTTGGAGTCGGTGTCCCAGCCGCCGCTGACCACGGCGGTGATCGAGCGCTCGTAGTCGCCGCCGCCGTGCACCAGCGCCGCGACGACCAGCGCGGCGTTGTTCAGCACGTGCACCCAGTGCAGGTGGCCGTACCGCGCCTCGACGGCGTCGACGACGGCCTCCCAGTCGGGTTCGGCCGCGGCCGCCGACCGCGCGAACCGCACCGCCTCGGCGTACCGCGACGACGCCGGGACGACCGACAGCCCGGCGTCGAGCACCTCGTCGACAGACGACGCGACCAGCGCGGCGGCGCAGGCGGCAGCCGCGAACAGCTCGCCGTACACGCCGTTGCGGGTGTGGCTGAGGACGGCGTCGCGCCAGGCCAGCGCGGCCGCGCCGGCGGGGTCGCCTGGACGGGCCCAGCCGAACACGTCGCCGCGGATCTGCGCGCCGATCCAGTCACGGAACGGGTTGCGCACCGTCGCGGTGGCCGGCGGCAGGTGGCCGAGCAGCAGGTTGCGGTACGCGACCCGCTCGGCGGTGAACACCCGGCCGGCCGGCAGCGACGCCAGCCAGGCCTCGGCGACGTCCTCGGTGGTGAAGTCGGCGCCGCGGGTCTCCAGCAGCGCGAGGTTGAGCATCGGGAAGTTGAGGTCGTCGTCCTCGGGCATGCCGTCGATGTTCTCGGCCAGGCTGGTCGTCGCGCTGCGCCGGTTCCACGGCCAGCGGGCGGCGACGTCGTCCGTCAGCCCCTTCGCCGTGAACCAGTCGTCGAGGGGCCAGCGGCCGGTCGCCTCGAGGATCTCCCGGATCCCGGCGCGCGACACCTTCTCCACCGGCTTGCCGAGCAGGCAGCCGGCCGCCCGGCCCAGCCAGGCGCCGTGCACGCGGTCGAACGACGGCGAGCCGGCGACGTGCCCGGCGGCGCGCCCGCCCGCCGGCCACGCCGCCCGCAGCTCGTCCAGCGCCGTCGGCTCAGACGCGTCGAACGGCGACGGCCGCGCGTCGACCTCGTCCAGCAACTCGGCGGCCAGCGCCCGCAGTTCCGGCGCCGGGACGTCCGACGCACCGGTGCGCACCGGTGCGTCGTCGCCGCCGGCCGCGGTCCAGCGCGAGCGCAGGTCGGCGACGTCCACCCCGTCCTCGGCCGCCTGGGCGAACGCGTGCCCGACCAGGTCCTCCGGCTGCACCCAGGTGAGCCGCATCAGGCCAGCCCTCCGAACGCCGTGTCAACAGCCGCTCGCCGGGCGGCGTCGGCCGCCCGCACCTGCGCCGTCACCGCCGCCAGCCGCTCGGCCGGCCCGACGATGTCCACCTTGCTCGCCGCCGCCACCGTCGTCACCAGGTCGGCCGGCACCGCCGCGCGCCCGCCGAGCGCGCCGGCGATCGCCCCGGCCATCGACGCGATCGAGTCGGAGTCGCGGCCGTAGTTGACGCCGCCGATGACGGCGTCGCGCCAGTCCCCGCCGGCGATGGCCAGGAAGCCGAGCGCGACCGGCAGTTCCTCGATGGTGTGCAGCCGGCTCGGCCGCCGGGCGCCGAGGCCCTGGTTGCGGTAGTCCTCGCCGACGGTGTCGTACGGCGCGACGGCGGCGCGCAGCTTGCCCGACTCGACCGCCTCGGTCCAGTGCCCGATCGAGCTCGCGGTGTCTAGCACGGCCTCGATGCCGGCCTTCGTCCCGTCCTTGGCCAGCCGGACGGCCGCGGCCAGCACGTCGTCGACCATCGCTCCAGGAGCCGCCGCCGCGGCCACGCAGGCGGCCATGACGCCGGCCGCCTCGCGCCCGTAGGACGACTGGTGCGCGCCGGCGACGTCGACGGCCTCGGCGTAGGCGGCGTCGGGGTCGGCCGCGTTGACGACGCCGACCGGCGCGATGTACATCGCCGCGCCGCAGTTCACCGCGTTGCCGACGCCCGCCTCGCGTGGGTCGGCGTGCCCCCAGTGCAGCCGCAGCGCCATGAACTTCTCCGCCAGGAAGACCCGCTGCAGCGGCAGCGCCTCGGCCTCCAGCTCGGGGATCCAGACCTGCCGGCCGATCATCAGCGGCACCAGCCGCTCGGCCACGTCGTACGCGGTCAGGTGGGCGCCGGCCTGCTCGTACACGTCGACCATGAGGTGCGTCATCAGGGTGTCGTCGGTGATGTGGCCGTCGCCCTTGTGGTACGGCGCGATGGGCCGCGCGGTGCGCCAGTCCTCGTAGTACGGCGGCACGATGCCCTCGACCCAGCCGCCCCACCGTTCCCGGATCTGCTGCGGCGACCAGCCCTCCGTCGCACCACCGAGCGCGTCGCCGACGGCGGCTCCCGTCAGGCACCCGACCGCGGTATCGATGAGTGCGTCACCCGTCACGCTGTTTTTCCTTTCCCTCGTTGGACTCGCCGCCGCCTGGAACCTCGCGGTCGGATTTGGCGGTCCCATTCCTCGATGGAGCCTGCCAGCTCGACCAGGTCGATGCCGGCCAGATCGGGCGCGCAGCAGCCGGCGAGCCGCCGGCACCGCTCGACCCAGGTCGTGGGGAGCGCGTTCAGCCCGTGCGCCGCACCGGTGAGCGCGCCGGTCAGCGCGGGCGCGCTGTCGGCCAGGGTGGGCAGGCACGCGGCGGCGGTGATCGCGGCGATGGGCGGTTCGGCCGCGCGGCCGGCGGCGTGCGCGAGCGCGACGGCGACCGGCAGGGTCTGCGCGGCGGCGACGCCGTAGCTGTAGACGTGGCCGGCCGGCTCGTCCAGCAGCGGGACGGCGTCGGCGGCGCCGCCCGCGTCCTTCGTCGCGATCAGGGCGCGTGCGATGGCGTCGGTCAGCAGCCCGTCCTCCGGGAGGTGCGCGGCGGCCGCGGCCCAGGCGGCGGCCAGTGGCTCGCCGCGGACCAGCCGGGCGATCGTCTCGGCGACGACCTGCGCCGCGGCCACGCCGTCGCCGGCGTTCGTCACCTCGGCGTCCCAGCCGGCCAGCGTGGCGGCCTGCGCGGGGTCGGCGGCGACCAGCCCGATCGCGACTGCGCGCACCGCGGCGGCGTCGTCGAAGTGGTGCGGGTTGTCGTGCCCGGTGACCGGCGGGTCGACGTCCCGCCGCAGCGCGTCGGCCGCGGTGGCGACGCTGATCCGGCCGAGCGGCATGGCGCCCTCGGCGGCCGCCGTCCGCCAGTGCGCGTGCACGTCCTCGCGGGTGAGCCGGCCGGGCGCGGCGGCGCCGAGCCACCGCAGCGTCCACGCCGCCCACTCCGCGTCGTCGCTCGGACCGAGCCGCAGCGCCGCCGTTGGCTGGTTCAGCGCGAACGGCACCGGCAGCGTCGTCACCTGCTCGTTCTCGGCGAACGCGTCCAGTTCGCGGTGCAGCCGGCGGGTCCACGGCGGCAACAGCCGGGCGCGGTGCCGGGCGGCGGGCCATCCCGCGGCGTCGCCGATGGCCAACCCGAGCAGCGCCCCGGCCGCACGGTTCTGCCGTTCGTTCACGTCGCCGTCTCCAGGTGGTCGGCCAGCCGGTCGGCGAGATCGAGCGGGTGCAGGCCAGCGACCACCTCGCCCAGGCAGCGGCCGGTGACCGGCCCGATCTGGTCCTGCCAGTCCGCCGGGACGGCGCCGAGGCCACCGAAGGCGCCCGCGAGCGCACCGGCGATCGCGGCCGTCGTGTCGGCGTCGCGCCCCATCGACACCGCGCCCGTCACAGCGTCCGCGAACGAGCCGGACGCGGCCAGGAAGGCGCCGAACGCCAGCGCGACCGCCTCCGGCGCCAGGTCCGTCCACGGATACGCACGGACGACGACCGCGTCCAGCAGCGCGGGCACGTCCCCGGCGTGCACCAGCGCCGACCGCAACGACCGCGCCGTCCACGAATCAGGAGGGACGGCGGCCAGCGCGGCGGCCGCGATCTCACCCACCGAAGCCGTCCCCGTCATCGCGACGGCGACCGCGGCGGCCACCGCGACACCGGCGTGCACGCCCTCACCGGAGTGGCTGACCGCGCCGTCGACGGCCGCCAGCCGCGCCGCCAGCGCCGGGTCGCCCGCCGCGTACACCCCGTGCACCGCGGACCGCATGGCCAGCCCGTCGCTCCACGAGTGCAGGTGCCGCCCGCTGGCCGGCGGCCGCAGCCCGGCGCGCAGGTTCTCGATGGTGCCGAGCTCGCTGAACCCGGCGCCCGGGAAGCCGCCTTCACGCCCGGCCAACTCAGCGATCCACGCGTCGGCCACGTCGTCGCTGGTCAGCGAGGCGCCGTGCGAGAGCAGCAGCAGCGCGCTGAACGCCGCGTACTCGGTGTCGTCGGTACCCGACGGCCGGTCGGTGAGGAACCCGGAGACCGTGCCCCAGCGGGCGGCGATCTGCTCGGCCGTCAGGTTCTCCGCGGGGGCGCCCATGGCGTCGCCGATGGCGAGCCCGAGCAGGCACCCCCGCGCGCGGTCCCTCATCAGCGCTGGTAGCGCTCGAGGACCGCGTTGCCCTCGTCGACCAGCTTCGCGCCCAGCTCCTCCAGCGAGATCTGGTCGCTGAAGTACTCCTGGAACGCCGGGTTGGCGATCCGCGACTTCCATTCCTCGAACCCCTTGACCTGCTGGAACGGCGCCATCTCCAGGTCGGCGGCGGTGGCCGTCGCGACGTCCCAGCCGGTGGCCGGGTCGTTCAGCTCCGGGCTCTGCGCCGCCTCCTGGCTGGTCGGCAGCAGCCAGTCGCCGGCGGCCAGCTGGACCTGGTTCTCGGCATTGAGGAA is from Jiangella alkaliphila and encodes:
- a CDS encoding CaiB/BaiF CoA transferase family protein, with translation MSGPLAGLRVVDAATLFAGPIAAMHLGDMGADVVKVEHPRRPDPSRGHGPAKDGQNLWWKTLGRNKRTMTLDLSHERGQEVFRRLARESDVVIENFRPDTLERWNLGYSVLSADNPGLILARVTGFGQVGPYRRRPGFGTLAEAMSGFAALTGEPDGPPTLPPFGLADGITALATAFGVTAALHARSVSGRGQVVDLAIVEPMLSVLGPQLTRWDQLGTMQPRTGNRSANNAPRNTYLCADGRWVAVSTSSQSIAERVMRLVGRPDVVDEPWFATGAGRAAHVEELDAAVAAWVSLRSRDEVVAEFEKAEAAVAPVYDASDLVADPQLAALGTVLRAADPDLGEVAMQNVLFRLSETPGAVRWTGRAHGADTDSLLGELGYSVADIGELRSEGVV
- a CDS encoding putative protein N(5)-glutamine methyltransferase; translation: MDQGVVARLRVAGCVFAEDEARLIGETARSPAEAETMIVRRVAGEPLEHVLGWAEFAGLRVEVGPGVFVPRHRSELLVDLARRWVRPGAVVVDLCCGTGALGLAVVRRLDGVELHAADVDPAAVACARRNVEPAGRVHQGDLYAALPAGLRGRVDVLLASPPYVPTAAIALMPPEARDHEPRTALDGGGDGLGLVRRIAAGAPGWLATGGVVLLELSAAQAAAAVDAVKDAGLADEEHHDDDGESTVVTGQRG
- a CDS encoding ADP-ribosylglycohydrolase family protein translates to MRLTWVQPEDLVGHAFAQAAEDGVDVADLRSRWTAAGGDDAPVRTGASDVPAPELRALAAELLDEVDARPSPFDASEPTALDELRAAWPAGGRAAGHVAGSPSFDRVHGAWLGRAAGCLLGKPVEKVSRAGIREILEATGRWPLDDWFTAKGLTDDVAARWPWNRRSATTSLAENIDGMPEDDDLNFPMLNLALLETRGADFTTEDVAEAWLASLPAGRVFTAERVAYRNLLLGHLPPATATVRNPFRDWIGAQIRGDVFGWARPGDPAGAAALAWRDAVLSHTRNGVYGELFAAAACAAALVASSVDEVLDAGLSVVPASSRYAEAVRFARSAAAAEPDWEAVVDAVEARYGHLHWVHVLNNAALVVAALVHGGGDYERSITAVVSGGWDTDSNGATVGSIAGALTGAAALPSRWIAPLRNRVSTTLAGFDGIGFDALAARTMTVSVP
- a CDS encoding M14 family zinc carboxypeptidase produces the protein MWTRTLPAAGLAGAVLTMSMALSAPAAPDDLRGPVLREPEDRTQASSLTPSVDAPGAGALLSPFSVTTADLPGKPRDDVIVDVPVNPNDASIPMNLTPYHAIAPALRALQESDRVSVEIIGQSAGGRDLHLVVVTSPMTDAEWAEWQRLSDLRTEDPDAALAALEAGEYDDWKSPLFVNNNIHGNEWEGTDASLQVLDDLAFSDDPETVELLDQHVVAMVVTNNPDGRIAGTRANGNGFDINRDYITTSQPESRAVRSQLIRYEPLTMLDEHGYTEVTLIEPTTGPHGENYEYDLYIRQAIRNGLAMEQAVLALGEPSVTEVDIPWRDFESGWDDWPPIFTPMYAMYHGAVGHTVEIPHDPRDPRLTPAQRHELTRINTAVSRASIEANFAWAHENRLSLLADQLEIFRRGEAGESSRPIDDELALSLALGENGKTLLQDYPRAYVIPAERRGDSAAARLAQFLLDNDVEVHQARRPFTAGGERYPAGSYVVDMFQAKRGLANTILDVGADVTTTFPTMYDISAWSQGSLWGATVETVAAGGSLETRALSELDAVAPTGWVAPGRPAHYGFDAATLAGIQAVNAFVAAGVPVRRTAAGVFTVPGSARALVEDAAATYGLEFSALTGAAVRGAVPVGIGRVGTSAPADELHALARMGFATTNVNAAGFNAGTYAFADFDAFYVSTTGFNPQQLNATQQAAFTAWRAAGGTIVGRGASGWTFSDRADLLDVGLVNPTDWNMANGIVAVDNDPASPVTGGASPSSFVSNPQHFTTPGAGVRVDQRLGGGDFFLAGHWIGQEAAAGQPVVVSGVAGGADVTLFATEPLYRSHPEGLFPQVANALWQ
- a CDS encoding ribokinase; amino-acid sequence: MIAVLGSANLDLVVTVDRAPGRGETVTGRTFTTVPGGKGANQALAAARAGGDVTLLGAVGDDEFGRRIAALLTASGVDVSGLAVNELPTGTAHITVDGTGDNSIVVVPGANGTVARLTDAHRTAIDAAEVVLLQLELPLPLVEEAAAYARSRGVRVMLTPAPAVPLPPSLLAAVDVLVPNEHEAVLLAGVADPVAAARALAASGDVVVTLGARGALRVNGATTTDVPAFAVEAVDTTAAGDTFAGVLAVGLAAGLEWPDALRRASAAAALSVQRPGASSSMPDRGEIDAFLAEA
- a CDS encoding SUMF1/EgtB/PvdO family nonheme iron enzyme — translated: MLNPYVPRPIDRPAAVPLDPSADLSVLDEAKIFAAPDDPADWPAWRAALTRWRDGARAGYDGSRYDAERTDGFVVALAWLWDELLYDHATGRFDVDGYLAAATREFGGFDGVVLWHAYPNEGIDERDQFAFFDVPELPDVVAAFQAAGVRVFVSYYPWEASAPASVVALVERLGADGVFLDSSKEGSAEVRAGLDALRPGLSMEGESRLPLARVHDHTMSWAQWFADSPVPGVLRGTWFERRHVLHHTRRWNHSHLEELQSAWLNGSGVLVWETVFGVWVGWSARDRSLLRSMRRVQREYRAWLQSEDWTPLADHPGGGAPVYASRWVHDGVALWTVVNRSDAEWSGPWLVVDAPGAFTELTTGAELSVGKDDDGRTVIGGRLPAGGVAAVLAASVAAGDTVVDPDSTFPRRPAARVRPAEAEADTVPPGMVRVDGGRYDLVVRYRVRETGLYDEAPYVDEWKPLPRRLHADGTAHRRAELTPFGIGRTEVTNDEFAAFLAATGYRPVRPERFLAHWRDGEPRGADPVTYVDLADARAYAAWAGLRLPTEDEWQVAGEAGLLERGAPAVWNLTESEHTDGRTRFLILKGGSAFVPTGSDWYFDGGERAPSFSAKYLLMGAGLDRSPSIGFRCAVGVKT
- a CDS encoding HpcH/HpaI aldolase/citrate lyase family protein, whose product is MSLVLTLLYVPADRPDRAEKALASSADVVILDLEDAVAPSAKAAARDGAASVLAADPGRDVQVRVNAPSTPWGADDLALVAGLPPSVSVRVPKVSSLSDVAAVRSVLGGRPVHVLLETAAGVEAAYAIALAPGVASVALGEADLASDLGLSGDGVEAGLTWCRQRLVVAARAAGLPPPAMAVWTDLADLDGLAESSRAGRALGFVGRAAIHPKQLPVIEAAFRPSPDEVAHATEVIAAVGAGGVAVLPGGRFVDVAMVEQARRVLALAARVPL